The Bacteroidota bacterium DNA segment ATGCCAACGGTGCAGGGCTAATGTGTTTTAATGCAGATGGTAGTTTCGACAATCTTTTTAACTATATCACTTTAAGTATTAATGAGCGCACTGTTTTCAATAGTGTATTGGAGCTGCCTGACGAAAGGATTCTTGCTGCCGGTCACACGGAAGATATGTTTTCTCCTTTTAATGCATTCATTTGTTGTTTCCTACCTGATGGCTCTCTTGATGCCAGCTTTGGCGATGCAGGTATATTATATCCCGAACCGGATTTTGAACATGGTCAATTTCAAATTTCAGAAATGACTTTAGGAAGTGATGGAAATATTTTTGCAGCGGGAAATCTGGCTGCTGCTCCCGATTATTTTATAATGGCAATTAAATTTAATGATGAAGGAATTTTGCAACCTGAATTTGGCGATAATGGATATGTTTATCTTTCAGGCAGTATAGGTTTTCATGTGGCACAACTTGAGGCAAATACAGAAAATCAATTATATCTTTTAACTGAAAATCATTATACCACAGTTTACAAATTATTGAACGATGGCTCATTAGATTCTTCCTTTACTAATGATTTACCGGGTCAATTTAAAATTAATGTACCGGGCACTATTGAAGAAGATGATATTATTGGAACCGATATGCTTCTTCAACCTGATGGAAAAATTGTAGTGCTAGGATATACAGATGGATTATCGGGAAATGATGATTTTTTCATAACCAGAATTATAAGTAATGATACACCAGTAGCTATAACTGAAACTACATCGAAAAATATAATTTCAATTTTTCCTAATCCTGCAACAGATCAAATAAATTTTGAGTGTAATGAAATTATTAAGACTGCTGAAATAATTTCTTATGATGGCAGAATTGTCAACACTTTCACAATTAATAATTCAATAAATCAATTATCTATAAAAGATATTCCTCAGGGATTTTATATTTTAAAAATGGAATTAAATAATGGGAATCACTTAGTAGCCGGATTTGTAAAGCAATAAAAATGCTTGCAATTAAATTGTGTTTGCATTGGAATGAAGTAACTCATAAATTACAGAGGAACATTTAAAGAAATTTCAGTACCGTGATTTAACTGCGATTTAATACTTAATAATCCATTTAATTCTTTAGCACGCATTTGCATACTATCCAAACCATTGCCCGGCTGGATTGTATTAATATCGAAACCCTTACCATCATCTGTAATGAATAACAAAAGCTGATGCTGTGTATGATTTATTGTAACAATAATTTGTTTAGCCTCTGCATATTTCACTGCATTATTCACTGCTTCTTTAAAAATCAACAGAATATCTTTTCGTTGAATCATAGTTAATTCAATATCATCTGACATATTATTCTGAAATTCAAAAAGTATATTTCTTGCAGTACACATTTCAAATAAAAATTTTTCCATGCGTTGCAGAATATTTTCCATCTGGTCGTTGCGAGGATTTATCATCCAGATGATGTCATGCATCTTCTCAGCGGTTTCTTTTGCATTGATATTTATTTTACTCAACAATTCATTTAAATAATTTTCATTGTTATGTTGTGTGGAAGCAATTTCACTTAGCATTTTAATTGAACTGAGTGAACTGCCTACTTCATCATGCAAATCAATAGCTATTTCATTGCGCATGCGCAATTGCTTTACCTGTTGTTTAATGCGATAACGATTGCGCAACAATAAACCGAAAACAAGTAAAAGTGCAATAACACCAATAGCAATATTTCTTAAAACAATCTGTTCGCTTTTTTCTTTATCCTTCAATGTATTTTCAGTTTCAAGCAACAGTATTTGCTGCTCTTTTTCTGTAGTTTCAAATTCCTCTTTTAATCTTAATAATTCATTTGTTTGATCTAATGAATTCAAACTATCTTTTAAATTATTGTATTGCTTATATGCAGCCAAAGCAGATTCGGCATCATGCATTTCATCATAAATCTGATATTGCAATTGATATACATTCAGACGATAATTGTCAACGGAAATTTCCGTAAAAATTTGCAACGCAGAATCTAAATTTTGCAATGCATTAGAATACATTCCGGTTTCTTTATACACGCTTGCTATATTTAATAATTCATAACCTACACCGGTTGCAGAATTTAATTCTGCCATTCTTTTTTGCCTGATTAAAACTGGCAATAGAGAGATCATATTTTTTAAGAATCAAATAATCATCACCCAAATTTTCATAAGCAATTGCCTGATTGTACATATCCCCGGATTCATCATGTAATGCAATTGCTTTTTTATGCATTTCCACCGCTTCATTTAACCTGCCTGACATCTGCAATAAATTTCCATAACCACTATAACTATTTGCCAGAAAAGCTTTCAGATTATCCATTCCTTCAGATTTCATATTTTGATATATAGCTATAGATTTTAAAATATACTCTTCTCCTTTTTTAAAATCCCCGAGATCACGATAAATATTACATAAGGATTGATACACTACACCGAGTACAAGCGAATCTTGTTTATCTTCCATAATATTGATGGCTTTTAATTCATAATTCAATGCATCGGTATTTTTACTTTCTGATCTATACGAAAGCGCAATATTGTGATACAGTTTAGCCCTATCCTGATCTTTAATTTTTTCAATTTGTAATGCCTTATTATAATTATCTATTGAAAGTTTGTATAAACCTTTAGTGTGATAAGAAAGTCCCATTCCATTATAAGCAGAATATTTTTCGATTGTATTATCTAATTTCTCCGCAAGTGCTAGCGCTTTCTCTGCATAAAAAATTGCAGTATCGGGATTGCTTCTGACGAATAAAAAAGCATAATCATTATAAGTCTGCATAAGTTGAACTTCATCAGAGGAAGAATCAATAATGTGTTTTAAAGAATCAATATTTTGCTGTCCGAAAGAATGTATAGTTATCAGCAGAGCGATACTAAAGTGAATAGAATTTAAAATGGGCTTCATTGAGGATAAAAATAGTGAAAAGTGAATGGTGAAAAGTGAGTGGTGAGTAGTGAGTGGTGAGTGGTGAGTGGTGAGTGGTTAATAAAAAAATCAGTTATGAGTGATCAGTGATGAGTTTTTATTAGTGAATAGTGAGTGGTGAATGGTGAATAAAAAATTAGTAATGAGTGATGAGTTTTTTTAGTGAATAGTGAGTGGTGAGTAGTGAATAAAAAAAATCCGTGATGAGTAATCAATAATGAATTTCGTTGATGAGTTTTTTCATTGTCAACTGTCAATAGTCAACTGTCAATAGTCAAAGTTATCGCCAAAAGCCAAAAGCCAATAGCCTTTTAATGCAAAGACGAACGATAATTTTTTAACTTGAAACCTGAAACCCGAAACACTTTTTTTGTCAATGTCAAAAGTCAATTTTCTAAGTTTTTTTTCATTGTCAACTGTCCATTGTCAACTGTCAATTGCTTACTTACATCTTCACCCATTTCTGCACTGCCCTACCCTGTTCGGTAATTACTTCTGTAAAATAAATGCCGGGTGGCAAGTGAGAAATATCTGCTTGATTGTTTTGAAAATTTACTGGCATTAATTCTCCAACTAAATTAAATGTTTGGATGGTGTAATTATTTTCTTTTAATGCTAATTGTAAATGAAGAATGGTAGTGGCCGGGTTGGGAGATAAATGAAATAATTCTCTGGTTTCATTTAAAATATTTATGGTTAAATCCGGTGCACTTGCATTCTCGGATTTGTATATTGTATTTGTTGTAAGTATAAAGCAAGTATCATCATTAAAACAATATAAATCTTGATATCCAAAATCAAAATCTGATAAGATAAAATCAGTTCGATACCAATTCAATCCGCCATCATTTGTTTTAACCAAACTTGTAATATGGCTGGAGTCAATCTTTACATCATGTACTAAGGTATATCCAGATAAATTATCTAAAAAAAATAATTGCCCTTCGGATCGATATTTATATTCTATACCTATATTAATATCATAAAAACTCCAATTAAGC contains these protein-coding regions:
- a CDS encoding T9SS type A sorting domain-containing protein; translated protein: MKPFYFYFVISTFATQITLAQSYDPTFNGNGFVTGPDTYAGVNQIEIPTDIIYDEGSGKLIMLNQFNGDGANLHRFNSNGSHDMDFGVDGVQGYDIDISDDYVNVFAHDGGYRLTGIVIPEADVYSPFNEDILENGLVNNAFGVDGIIIAESIEKFLPHASCHGNSGRYIIAGEDVVYANGAGLMCFNADGSFDNLFNYITLSINERTVFNSVLELPDERILAAGHTEDMFSPFNAFICCFLPDGSLDASFGDAGILYPEPDFEHGQFQISEMTLGSDGNIFAAGNLAAAPDYFIMAIKFNDEGILQPEFGDNGYVYLSGSIGFHVAQLEANTENQLYLLTENHYTTVYKLLNDGSLDSSFTNDLPGQFKINVPGTIEEDDIIGTDMLLQPDGKIVVLGYTDGLSGNDDFFITRIISNDTPVAITETTSKNIISIFPNPATDQINFECNEIIKTAEIISYDGRIVNTFTINNSINQLSIKDIPQGFYILKMELNNGNHLVAGFVKQ
- a CDS encoding tetratricopeptide repeat protein, encoding MKPILNSIHFSIALLITIHSFGQQNIDSLKHIIDSSSDEVQLMQTYNDYAFLFVRSNPDTAIFYAEKALALAEKLDNTIEKYSAYNGMGLSYHTKGLYKLSIDNYNKALQIEKIKDQDRAKLYHNIALSYRSESKNTDALNYELKAINIMEDKQDSLVLGVVYQSLCNIYRDLGDFKKGEEYILKSIAIYQNMKSEGMDNLKAFLANSYSGYGNLLQMSGRLNEAVEMHKKAIALHDESGDMYNQAIAYENLGDDYLILKKYDLSIASFNQAKKNGRIKFCNRCRL